The Streptomyces armeniacus genomic interval CACGGGTAGCTGGGTGGTGCGTACGTGTGCTCGCGACGGCAGGTGGGACAGCGCACGGACACGCTTTCGGCCATCTCTGGGGCTCCCGGCGGGGCGATGGTGTGACGGGCAAACGGGTCTGGACACATCGTCCCCGATGAGAAGGGGTTTACGAAGAGGAACGTGACAGAAACGTCATTGCGGTCGGCCCGTACGACGGGCTTGTGCGCGGCACGTTCGACCGGCCGCACAACACGCCGCTCGCCGCCCCGGCAGCCGCCGTCCGCCCGCCCCCGCGAGCACCCGTCCGTCCGCCCGCGCGCGCAGCGCGGCCGGCCGTACGCCGTCCCGTACGGCCGGCCGCACCGGTCCGGTTCGCGGGCCCCGAGGCGCCGTGGCCCGCCGCGCTGAGCCTCAGCCCTCGCGCAGCTCCCGTACGGCCTCCTCGACGCGGGCGCCGTACTCCGGGTCGGCCGCGCGGAAGTGGTCGAGGTTCCGCTCGATCACGTCGTCGCGTGCCACCTGGGACAGCCCGCCCGCGATGTTCGCGACGAGCCGGCCGCGCTCCTCCTCGGACATCAGCCGGTAGAGCTCGCCCGCCTGGAAGAAGTCGTCGTCCTTCGTGTGCTGCGGCGCCTCGTGCGTGCCGGTCCAGCCGGACAGCGGGCGCGGCGCGGACAGCGGGCTGCCGGACTCGGCAGGGCCGTCGTACGAGTTGGGCTCGTAGTTCTTCGCGTGCCTGCCCTGCGCGTTGGCGGCCATGAGGCCGTCGCGGCCGTAGTTCCGGGCTGTGGTGGCCTTGGGGGCGTTGACGGGCAGCTGGGTGTGGTTGACGCCGAGCCGGTAGCGGTGCGCGTCGGCGTACGCGAACAGCCGCCCCTGGAGCATCTTGTCGGGGCTCGGGCCGACGCCGGGCACGAAGTTGTTCGGCGAGAACGCGGACTGCTCGACCTCGGCGAAGACGTTGTCCGGGTTGCGGTCCAGCACGAGGCGGCCCACCCGCCGCAGCGGGTAGTCCTCGTGCGGCCACACCTTGGTGACGTCGAACGGGTTGAAGCGGTAGCCGTCCGCCTCGTCCGCCGGCATGACCTGCACGTGCAGCGTCCACGACGGGTACACGCCGCGCTCGATCGACTGGAGCAGATCGGTCTGGTGGCTGTTCGGGTCGGTGCCGGCGAGCTCGGCGCCCTGCTCGCTGCTGAGCGAGCGGATGCCCTGGTTGGTCTTGAAGTGGTACTTGACGTAGAAGGCCTCGCCCTCGGCGTTCGTCCACTGGTACGTGTGCGAGCCGTAGCCGTTCATGTGCCGGTACGACGCGGGGATGCCGCGGTCGCCCATCAGCCAGGTGACCTGGTGGGTGGCCTCGGGGGAGTGCGCCCAGAAGTCCCAGACGTTGTCCGGCTCCTGCTTGCCGGTGAACGGGTCGCGCTTCTGGCTGTGGATGAAGTCGGGGAACTTCAGCGGGTCCTTGATGAAGAACACCGGGGTGTTGTTGCCGACGAGGTCGTAGTTCCCCTCCTCGGTGTAGAACTTGAGCGCGAAGCCGCGCGGATCGCGGGCGGCGTCCGGCCCGCCCAGATTGTCCGCGACGGTCGAGAAGCGGGCGAAGGTCTCCGTACGGCGGCCGACCGCGCCCAGGAAGTGCGCGCTGGTGTACGCGGTGACGTCGTCCGTCACCTCGAAGTAGCCGTACGCGCCCGAGCCCCGCGCGTGCACGACCCGCTCCGGGATGCGCTCGCGGTTGAACCGCGCCAGCTTCTCCAGCAGGTGCTGGTCCTGGAGGAGGAGCGGGCCGCCGGCGCCCGCGGTGGCGGCGTTCTGGTTGTCGGAGACGGGTGCGCCGGACTCCGTCGTCAGGGTCCGCGGCCGGGCGGCGCGGGGCGTCGGCGTGGGCTGGGGCATGGATGACCTTCCTACGGGAGCGCGGAAGCCGTCTTCCGCGTGGTGGAGCGTAGGGACCGCTCCGATGAAACGTCAACAGTTTGTTGAAACTTGCTGCCGGCCGTCAGACCAGCGGCGTGATCGCGGTGGGCGCGTGGCCCGGCTCGGTGGCCAGCTCCTCGAACTCGTTCACGCTGGCGATGTCGCTGCCGCTCATCGCGATGTTCGTGACCCGCTCCAGGATCGCCTCGACGATCACCGGGACGCGGTGCTCGGCGGCGAGCTTCTTCGCCTCCTCGAAGGCGGGCAGCAGCTCGTCCGGCTCGGTGACGCGCAGCGCCTTGCAGCCCAGCCCTTCGGCGACCTTGATGTGGTCGACGCCGTACACGCCCAGCTCGGGGGTGTTGATGTTCTCGAACGACAGGGAGACCTGGTAGTCCATGTCGAAGTTGCGCTGCGCCTGCCGGATCAGGCCGAGGTACGAGTTGTTCACCAGCACGTGCACGTACGGGATGTTGAACTGCGCGCCCGCCGCCAGCTCCTCGATCATGAACTGGAAGTCGTAGTCCCCGGACAGCGCGACGACGCTCGCCTCCGGGTCCGCCGTCGCGACGCCCAGCGCCGCCGGCACCGTCCAGCCGAGCGGCCCGGCCTGGCCGCAGTTGATCCAGTGCCGCGGGCGGTAGACGTGCAGGAACTGAGCGCCCGCGATCTGCGACAGGCCGATGGTCGACACGTAGCGGGTCTCGGGCCCGAACGCGCGGTTCATCTCCTCGTACACGCGCTGCGGCTTCATCGGCACCTGGTCGAA includes:
- a CDS encoding catalase — encoded protein: MPQPTPTPRAARPRTLTTESGAPVSDNQNAATAGAGGPLLLQDQHLLEKLARFNRERIPERVVHARGSGAYGYFEVTDDVTAYTSAHFLGAVGRRTETFARFSTVADNLGGPDAARDPRGFALKFYTEEGNYDLVGNNTPVFFIKDPLKFPDFIHSQKRDPFTGKQEPDNVWDFWAHSPEATHQVTWLMGDRGIPASYRHMNGYGSHTYQWTNAEGEAFYVKYHFKTNQGIRSLSSEQGAELAGTDPNSHQTDLLQSIERGVYPSWTLHVQVMPADEADGYRFNPFDVTKVWPHEDYPLRRVGRLVLDRNPDNVFAEVEQSAFSPNNFVPGVGPSPDKMLQGRLFAYADAHRYRLGVNHTQLPVNAPKATTARNYGRDGLMAANAQGRHAKNYEPNSYDGPAESGSPLSAPRPLSGWTGTHEAPQHTKDDDFFQAGELYRLMSEEERGRLVANIAGGLSQVARDDVIERNLDHFRAADPEYGARVEEAVRELREG